The genomic stretch gtgCAGACTTGGTGTGTCTCCCACATGTGGCCTTTGTGTCTCTGCATCTCTTTCGGTCTCTGGCCAGCCTCTGTGGGCTGTTTGGGTCCTGGCCAAACTCATCCTGGGGTCTCTATAGAAACTGTTGATCCTGGCTGTGAATTTCTGGTCCTAGAAAACCCAATGTGGTGGCTTTAGAAATCTttctggaaaggagagaagggtgTGTGTTTTGAAGGAGTCCTTGGGGCTTGGCCACCCTCTCGAACCCCAACCCTTGGGCTTTTCCACgggaaggagtgggggggggTTCCTTTCTAGCTGTAGGTTTGATTTCTATACCAAGAAGTTAAGCACATCAGCCAGTCCAGAGCGGGGCCTTGACTGACCTCCCTGGACCCTGCCAAGGCCTGGCTGGGTGCTCGGGGCTGCTGCGGAGAGAACTTTCTGCCCAGCCTTGGCAGGCATCTCTGAGAGCCTGGGGTCTGTCGCTGGACAGCCTGCGGACAGGTTGCGGCCCATGGAGACAGTGCCCATGTGGGGCAATCCCTGCGTGTGCATGGGACGGAGGTCCTGGAGTGTGTGTGGGATCCAGGAGACGTGTGCGGGGGGCTGTCTGCTGGGGCTGCATGTTCCCCGCCGCGGGCATGGAAGGACCATCCTCAGCATTTCCTGCCTGATCACGAGGCCTAGGAGCTGCATGGCCAGCGTGCGGTGGATTTCCGGGGAGCTACTCCGGGGCCAGGCTGCATGCAGAGCTGGGAGGACAGGAGATGGGGTTCTCCCTCTAAACGTAGGACAGCCCACACCCACAGTGTTTCCAGGGCTGCCTTCCTGGGGGAAGAGCGATGGGATGGGAGGAGGGTAGGATGGGGTAGAGACATGGGGGGGGGCCtggtgcctggggaggggggatcGATGTTTCCTCAGCTCCTAGCACTCGAGAGAATACGGATGGGGATCAGGGacagttttaaaaactgttctCTCCTGTTTTACCACCTCCCTGTATCCTCCGGAGAATTGGTCTAACTTCAGCCTTTGCTCCTGCCCTTGAGATGGAGCCTGACCTTGTCGCTCAAGGTCACATGACTCTCCAGAGGGGCCCCCCCCTCCACGCCCAGTGAACTCTGAGGGGCTGGGAAGAGCCAGGCCTGTGCGTGTCGCCAGTCCAGActtggaggcagagagagcaagggcCTCAGGCTCGGGGACAGATGCTGGGTGGTGTGGAGGGGACTGTGGGAGGGGCTGTCGGGGCTCTGGGTTTCTGATCCCACTTTGCTTTCTCAGGGTGACGCTCcccaggccccctgccccccaccccggcatcATGCATCGGACCACACGGATCAAAATCACAGAGCTGAACCCTCACCTTATGTGCGCCCTCTGCGGGGGCTACTTCGTGGATGCCACCACCATCGTGGAGTGTCTGCATTCCTGTGAGCTGGCTGCAGGGGCCGCTTCTCGGGGCGGGCGGTCTCAGCCCCAAAGAGCGCAGTGCCCGCGTGTCTGGGGACGCTCCCTGGTTGTAGAAAGACCACCCGGGGTGGGGAGACTCAAGGGTGCCGCTCAGAGGTTCATGTCAGGGGCTCTCACCTGGAAGCTTAGGTGTCTCCCGGAGCCCCTGGCCGCGCTGGCAGCCCCGGAAGACGCAGGTGCCCCCGGCGTGCGCTGCGGGCTTGGTGGCAGGGGGGTCGCGGACCCTGGCAGGTGTCAGCAGGCTGGCTCTTGCACCGTACTGCCTCAGACTGGGGGCTCACTTTATGCTTGGTGCACGACGCGGGTCTGACACAGACACGCGCACACTCCCCTGGGGACAAATAAGGGGCCACTGCCGTCTGCACAAAGCAGGACCGCGTGGAGCCTCTGAAGGGGCTGAGCGGTGGGGACAAGGTGGAGAGGAAGGGTGACCTGAATGTGAACAGAGGccgtggcgggggtggggaggggctggtccTGGATTATGAAGGGGGCTctgattctgctttctttctccaccccctgcacccccccccccccccgcagtctGCAAAACCTGCATCGTGCGCTACCTGGAGACCAACAAGTACTGCCCCATGTGTGACGTGCAGGTCCATAAAACCAGGCCGCTGCTGAGCATCAGGTGGGCCGGGcgctgcccctcccaccacgcCGACCCCCTGTCCCTCAGCCCTCCATGCTCCCGACAGCTGCAGAGGCAGGTCGGGGAGAAGCACGGGGCGTGAGCCCAAGGCCCTTCCCCGCGCTCTGTCTTGGATGCAGCTTGTCTAGGCTGAGAAATACCAGAGGGGTCAAGACCACGGCTCTAGAGACCCTGATGCCCGGGCCCTGGATcaaggaagggaggtgggaataggggttcctggctggcgaTATAAAGGTGAGGTGGTGGCGGATAGaactctctctgtttttttccagatCTGACAAAACCCTCCAAGACATCGTCTATAAACTGGTCCCTGGGCTTTTTAAAGGTATCCACACACTCTTggtcctgccccctgcccctcactccccTGCTTGGCTCGCCATCCTTACCCAGCCTCCCTCTTCCAGATGAGATGAAACGGCGGCGGGATTTCTATGCAGCATACCCCCTGACCGAAGGTGAGCATGTTCGCGTGTCCATTCGCACGAGCGCGCAGTGCTGCCCCGGGCACGCGGGCTGCATGCACCGGGCTTTCCGTCTTGTACGCACCAGCTCGCTGCCCCCAGCCCACAGGATGGCTGGGCTCGCCCCGCTGAGCTCCGAGATCCCGGGGTCCTTGGTGGGCCTCCTTTCTCCGTCCTCAGCCAACCCCTCAGAGCCCTCTCCTTCCGCAGTCCCCAACGGGTCCAATGAGGACCGCGGCGAGGTCCTGGAGCAGGAGAAGGGAGCTCTGAGCGACAACGAGATTGTCAGCCTCTCCATCGAGTTCTACGAAGGTGTCAGGCAAGTCTGACCCACGCCTGGTCTTTTGGTGTCCTAGGTGGGGACGCCCCTCTCTCCCACCCGGCCCCCTTCTGGATGTGTGCATTAGGGGATCCTGCCTGTTCCAGGGTCTCCCTagcttcattctttcttctcccccagGGACCGGGAGGAAAAGAAGGGTCCTCTGGAGAATGGGGATGGGGACAAGGAGAAGGTGAGTGCTGGGGACCTCCTTAGGAGTGGGATGTGGGCTGGGAGAGAGTGCTTGGGGTGGACCCCAGCCCTTGGGTGCCTCTCCCCCGGCAGACAGGGGTGCGATTCCTGCAATGCCCAGCAGCCATGACTGTCATGCATCTCGCCAAGTTTCTTCGCAATAAGATGGACGTCCCCAGCAAGTACAAGGTGAGTCCCTGGGCCCTTTCAGACACTGAGTGTCCGTG from Ursus arctos isolate Adak ecotype North America unplaced genomic scaffold, UrsArc2.0 scaffold_24, whole genome shotgun sequence encodes the following:
- the PCGF2 gene encoding polycomb group RING finger protein 2 isoform X5, whose protein sequence is MPPSLGLLQFVSVPETDFSSSRLHSVPRCWYLEKEHKASSVAAFGVTLPRPPAPHPGIMHRTTRIKITELNPHLMCALCGGYFVDATTIVECLHSFCKTCIVRYLETNKYCPMCDVQVHKTRPLLSIRSDKTLQDIVYKLVPGLFKDEMKRRRDFYAAYPLTEVPNGSNEDRGEVLEQEKGALSDNEIVSLSIEFYEGVRDREEKKGPLENGDGDKEKTGVRFLQCPAAMTVMHLAKFLRNKMDVPSKYKVEVLYEDEPLKEYYTLMDIAYIYPWRRNGPLPLKYRVQPACKRLTLPTAPTPSEGTNTSGASECESVSDKAPSPATLPATSSSLPSPATPCHGSPSSHGPPATHPTSPTPPATASGATTAANGGTSNCLQTPSSTSRGRKMTVNGAPVPPLT
- the PCGF2 gene encoding polycomb group RING finger protein 2 isoform X6 — translated: MPPSLGLLQFVSVPETDFSSSRLHSVPRCWYLEKEHKASSVAAFGVTLPRPPAPHPGIMHRTTRIKITELNPHLMCALCGGYFVDATTIVECLHSFCKTCIVRYLETNKYCPMCDVQVHKTRPLLSIRSDKTLQDIVYKLVPGLFKDEMKRRRDFYAAYPLTEVPNGSNEDRGEVLEQEKGALSDNEIVSLSIEFYEGVRDREEKKGPLENGDGDKEKTGVRFLQCPAAMTVMHLAKFLRNKMDVPSKYKVEVLYEDEPLKEYYTLMDIAYIYPWRRNGPLPLKYRVQPACKRLTLPTAPTPSEGTNTSGASEWGAR
- the PCGF2 gene encoding polycomb group RING finger protein 2 isoform X1, whose amino-acid sequence is MHRTTRIKITELNPHLMCALCGGYFVDATTIVECLHSFCKTCIVRYLETNKYCPMCDVQVHKTRPLLSIRSDKTLQDIVYKLVPGLFKDEMKRRRDFYAAYPLTEVPNGSNEDRGEVLEQEKGALSDNEIVSLSIEFYEGVRDREEKKGPLENGDGDKEKTGVRFLQCPAAMTVMHLAKFLRNKMDVPSKYKVEVLYEDEPLKEYYTLMDIAYIYPWRRNGPLPLKYRVQPACKRLTLPTAPTPSEGTNTSGASECESVSDKAPSPATLPATSSSLPSPATPCHGSPSSHGPPATHPTSPTPPATASGATTAANGGTSNCLQTPSSTSRGRKMTVNGAPVPPLT